In Cryptomeria japonica chromosome 10, Sugi_1.0, whole genome shotgun sequence, a genomic segment contains:
- the LOC131076888 gene encoding probable aquaporin PIP2-8 yields MAQEEAVEQEGFVAKDYKDPPPAAFFDMNEFKLWSFYRALIAEFIATLLFLYITVATVIGHKRNSAGCGSVGLLGIAWSFGGMIFVLVYCTAGISGGHINPAVTFGLFLARKVSLPRAVLYMVAQCLGAICGCGLVKAFQKSYYTQYGGGANSVANGYTKGVGLGAEIIGTFVLVYTVFSATDPKRSARDSHVPVLAPLPIGFAVFMVHLATIPITGTGINPARSFGAAVIYGHQQPWDDQWIFWVGPFVGALAAAAYHEYILRASHLKALGSFLSNTAV; encoded by the exons ATGGCCCAGGAAGAAGCAGTGGAGCAGGAGGGTTTTGTGGCCAAGGACTACAAAGACCCCCCACCTGCTGCTTTCTTTGATATGAATGAGTTCAAGCTCTGGTCTTTCTACCGTGCACTGATTGCAGAGTTCATTGCAACATTGCTGTTTTTGTACATAACAGTTGCAACTGTAATTGGGCATAAGAGAAACAGTGCTGGCTGTGGTAGTGTTGGGCTCTTGGGAATTGCCTGGTCTTTTGGGGGAATGATATTTGTGCTTGTTTATTGCACTGCAGGAATCTCAG GTGGACATATCAATCCAGCAGTGACATTTGGACTGTTTTTGGCTAGGAAGGTGTCCTTGCCAAGGGCTGTGCTTTACATGGTAGCTCAATGCTTGGGAGCCATATGCGGGTGTGGACTGGTGAAGGCCTTTCAGAAGTCCTACTATACCCAATATGGAGGTGGAGCCAATTCTGTGGCTAATGGCTACACAAAGGGTGTGGGGTTGGGTGCTGAGATAATTGGTACATTTGTACTAGTTTACACTGTTTTTTCTGCCACAGATCCCAAACGTAGTGCTCGAGACTCCCATGTCCCT GTTTTGGCTCCATTACCAATTGGTTTTGCTGTGTTCATGGTGCATTTGGCAACAATTCCAATCACAGGGACAGGTATCAACCCTGCTAGGAGTTTTGGAGCAGCTGTCATCTATGGCCACCAGCAGCCATGGGATGACCAG TGGATATTCTGGGTGGGCCCATTTGTTGGAGCACTTGCAGCAGCAGCATACCATGAATACATTTTAAGGGCATCACATTTGAAGGCCCTGGGATCCTTCCTCAGTAACACAGCAGTCTAA